In Candidatus Methylomirabilota bacterium, one DNA window encodes the following:
- a CDS encoding sugar ABC transporter permease, producing the protein MTGRVSVQVHGWLLLLPALVLLATFTHYPTVATLWSSFFSTARGGRPAVWLGLDNYRAMAADPVFWQVLRNNTVFALGTIPASIALALLMAVLVNEQLPGRGFLRLSYFTPTVLPMIAVANVWLFFYTPGYGLLEQVLRLVGLPSHNWLGSRDTALGCLVVVTVWKEAGFFMIFYLAALQQIAPQLAEAAALEGAGRWYFFRRVTFPLLMPTTLFVLVNAVINSFRLVDHIVVMTKGGPDNTTALLLYYIYDVGFKFWDTGYAAALTMVLLALLATAAIVQFVVLEKRIHYR; encoded by the coding sequence GTGACGGGCCGCGTGAGCGTCCAGGTCCACGGCTGGCTCCTGCTCCTGCCGGCGCTCGTGCTGCTCGCGACGTTCACGCACTACCCGACCGTCGCGACCCTCTGGTCGAGCTTCTTCTCCACGGCGCGGGGCGGCCGGCCCGCCGTCTGGCTCGGCCTCGACAACTACCGGGCGATGGCGGCCGACCCGGTCTTCTGGCAGGTCCTGCGCAACAACACGGTCTTCGCGCTCGGCACGATCCCGGCGTCGATCGCGCTCGCGCTCCTGATGGCTGTGCTCGTCAACGAGCAGCTCCCCGGGCGCGGCTTCCTCAGGCTCTCCTACTTCACGCCGACGGTCCTGCCGATGATCGCCGTCGCCAACGTGTGGCTGTTCTTCTACACGCCGGGCTACGGCCTCCTGGAGCAGGTCCTGCGCCTCGTCGGGCTGCCGAGCCACAACTGGCTCGGGAGCCGCGACACCGCCCTCGGCTGTCTGGTCGTCGTCACGGTCTGGAAGGAGGCGGGCTTCTTCATGATCTTCTACCTCGCGGCGCTCCAGCAGATCGCGCCGCAGCTCGCCGAGGCGGCGGCGCTCGAGGGCGCGGGCCGCTGGTACTTCTTCCGCCGCGTCACGTTCCCGCTCCTGATGCCGACGACGCTCTTCGTCCTCGTCAATGCGGTGATCAATTCCTTCAGGCTGGTGGACCACATCGTGGTGATGACGAAGGGCGGCCCCGACAACACGACCGCGCTCCTCCTCTATTACATCTACGATGTCGGCTTCAAGTTCTGGGACACGGGCTACGCCGCGGCGCTCACGATGGTGCTGCTGGCGCTCCTGGCGACGGCCGCGATCGTCCAGTTCGTCGTCCTCGAGAAGCGGATCCACTACCGGTGA
- a CDS encoding cyclase family protein, whose product MSDWVPPAPARVEGYFKELNNWGRWGDGDQLGTVNLVTPAKRARAQTLVKTGRTVSLARDIGPQPALMYHATFPSNRERADVVLDRFDLVYHGFTITHIDALCHVAWDGQLYNGRPFAQSLTAAGATWCPIDPLFDGITSRGVLLDVAAGRPEGHVTVGRPVTPRELDAAGARSGVRVEPGDVVVVRSGDAAFRRAHPEWVARVSPHPGLHLSCLEWFREKDIAAIAWDMMDERPIGYAGFGMGAHLAIPFLGLALVDNTDPERLAKACVEEGRYEFLFTATPIRLVGSTGAPAHPLAIF is encoded by the coding sequence ATGTCCGACTGGGTTCCGCCGGCCCCGGCGCGCGTCGAGGGTTACTTCAAGGAGTTGAACAACTGGGGCCGCTGGGGCGACGGCGACCAGCTCGGCACCGTCAACCTGGTCACCCCGGCCAAGCGCGCGCGGGCGCAGACGCTGGTGAAGACCGGGCGCACCGTGTCCCTCGCGCGGGACATCGGCCCGCAGCCCGCGCTCATGTACCACGCGACGTTTCCCTCGAACCGCGAGCGCGCCGACGTCGTGCTCGACCGCTTCGACCTCGTCTATCACGGCTTCACGATCACCCACATCGACGCGCTCTGCCACGTCGCGTGGGACGGCCAGCTCTACAACGGGCGGCCGTTCGCCCAGAGCCTGACCGCCGCCGGCGCGACGTGGTGCCCGATCGATCCGCTGTTCGACGGGATCACCTCGCGCGGCGTCCTCCTCGACGTCGCGGCCGGGCGCCCGGAGGGCCACGTCACCGTCGGCCGCCCGGTGACGCCGCGGGAGCTCGACGCCGCCGGGGCGCGCTCGGGCGTGCGCGTGGAGCCCGGCGACGTCGTCGTGGTGCGGAGCGGCGACGCGGCGTTCCGGCGCGCGCACCCCGAGTGGGTCGCGCGCGTGTCGCCCCATCCGGGGCTCCACCTCTCGTGCCTCGAGTGGTTCCGCGAGAAGGACATCGCGGCGATCGCGTGGGACATGATGGACGAGCGCCCGATCGGCTACGCGGGCTTCGGCATGGGCGCCCACCTCGCCATCCCGTTCCTCGGCCTCGCCCTCGTGGATAACACCGATCCCGAGCGGCTCGCGAAGGCGTGCGTCGAGGAGGGGCGCTACGAGTTCCTCTTCACCGCCACGCCGATCCGCCTCGTGGGGAGCACGGGCGCGCCGGCCCATCCGCTCGCGATCTTCTAG
- a CDS encoding carbohydrate ABC transporter permease, whose protein sequence is MSAGIALRPPARALETLGAWLLGVLWILPLAWAVWTAFHPPEYSARFAPTAPLTLQNFANAWSAAPFARYFVNTFLLVTLILAAQLVLCTLAAYAFARFAFAGRDVVFLLVLVQLMIMPDVLIVENYRTMSRLGVLDTVLAIGLPYMASAFGIFLLRQTFKTVPTELDEAARVEGAGALETLWKVYVPLAKPVYVAYGLVSVSYHWNNFLWPLIVTNSVTSRPVTVGLQIFSSTDQGVDWSIITAATLLTSGPLLVAFLLFQRQFVQSFMRAGIR, encoded by the coding sequence GTGAGCGCCGGGATCGCCCTCCGCCCGCCGGCCCGCGCGCTCGAGACCCTCGGCGCGTGGCTCCTCGGCGTCCTGTGGATCCTGCCGCTCGCCTGGGCGGTCTGGACCGCGTTCCACCCGCCCGAGTACTCGGCGCGCTTCGCGCCCACGGCGCCGCTCACGCTTCAGAACTTCGCGAACGCCTGGAGCGCGGCGCCCTTCGCGCGCTACTTCGTGAACACCTTCCTCCTCGTCACGCTGATCCTCGCGGCCCAGCTCGTCCTCTGCACGCTGGCCGCGTACGCGTTCGCGCGCTTCGCCTTCGCCGGCCGCGACGTCGTCTTCCTCCTCGTGCTGGTGCAGCTCATGATCATGCCCGACGTGCTGATCGTCGAGAACTACCGCACGATGAGCCGGCTCGGCGTCCTCGACACCGTGCTCGCGATCGGCCTGCCCTACATGGCCTCCGCCTTCGGCATCTTCCTCCTGCGCCAGACCTTCAAGACGGTCCCGACGGAGCTCGACGAGGCGGCGCGCGTCGAGGGCGCCGGCGCGCTCGAGACCCTGTGGAAGGTGTACGTGCCCCTGGCGAAGCCGGTCTACGTCGCGTACGGGCTCGTCTCGGTGAGCTACCACTGGAACAACTTCCTGTGGCCGCTGATCGTCACCAACTCGGTGACGTCGCGGCCCGTCACCGTGGGCCTCCAGATTTTCTCGTCCACCGATCAGGGAGTAGACTGGTCCATCATCACGGCGGCGACGCTGCTGACCTCGGGACCGCTCCTGGTGGCGTTCCTGCTGTTCCAGCGTCAGTTCGTCCAGAGCTTCATGAGAGCGGGGATACGCTGA
- a CDS encoding alpha-hydroxy acid oxidase: MPSNLEHAFQTLHEIVRAARNNLAPGPWDYLIGGAETETTLRRNRQALDSLAFRPRVLRDVSKIDTASTFFGRPVTIPVMLAPIGSIETFTEGGGATAAMASGAFGVPQMLSSVCNPGLEAVAKAADNFRIFQLYVRGDDAWVDDWVRRAVDHGYAAFCLTVDTASYSRRERDLARRFVKPWRTRAGGFEFQAGLNWDHVKRFKDTHRIPLVLKGIATAEDATLAVQHGVEGVYVSNHGGRQLDHGRGALDVLPEVVAAVGGRATVIVDGAFVRGTDVVKAIALGAQMVGIGRIACCGLAAAGQAGLERVLELLQDEIRIAMALLGVSRLAELDRSYVHPATAVTLPHATSAFPLLHEEGY; this comes from the coding sequence ATGCCTTCGAACCTCGAGCACGCGTTCCAGACCCTCCACGAGATCGTCCGCGCCGCGCGCAACAACCTGGCGCCCGGCCCGTGGGACTACCTGATCGGCGGCGCCGAGACCGAGACGACCTTGCGGCGCAACCGCCAGGCCCTCGACTCGCTCGCCTTCCGGCCGCGCGTGCTGCGTGACGTCTCGAAGATCGACACGGCGTCCACCTTCTTCGGCCGGCCCGTGACGATCCCGGTGATGCTGGCGCCGATCGGCTCCATCGAGACCTTCACCGAGGGCGGCGGTGCCACGGCGGCGATGGCCTCGGGCGCGTTCGGCGTGCCGCAGATGCTGTCGTCGGTCTGCAACCCCGGCCTCGAGGCCGTGGCCAAGGCCGCCGACAACTTCCGCATCTTCCAGCTCTACGTGCGCGGTGACGACGCCTGGGTGGACGACTGGGTGCGGCGCGCCGTGGACCACGGCTACGCCGCCTTCTGCCTCACCGTGGACACCGCGTCCTACAGCCGGCGCGAGCGCGACCTCGCCCGGCGCTTCGTCAAGCCCTGGCGCACGCGCGCCGGCGGCTTCGAGTTCCAGGCCGGGCTCAACTGGGACCACGTCAAGCGCTTCAAGGACACGCACCGGATCCCGCTCGTCCTGAAGGGCATCGCGACGGCCGAGGACGCCACGCTGGCCGTGCAGCACGGCGTCGAGGGCGTCTACGTCTCGAACCACGGCGGCCGGCAGCTCGACCACGGCCGGGGCGCGCTCGACGTGCTCCCCGAGGTCGTCGCGGCCGTCGGGGGCCGCGCGACGGTCATCGTGGACGGCGCCTTCGTGCGCGGCACCGACGTCGTGAAGGCGATCGCGCTCGGCGCCCAGATGGTCGGCATCGGGCGCATCGCGTGCTGCGGCCTCGCGGCGGCGGGCCAGGCGGGCCTCGAGCGCGTGCTCGAGCTGCTCCAGGACGAGATCCGGATCGCGATGGCGCTCCTCGGCGTGAGCCGGCTCGCCGAGCTCGATCGCTCCTACGTGCACCCGGCGACGGCCGTCACGCTCCCCCACGCGACGAGCGCCTTCCCGCTGCTCCACGAGGAGGGCTACTGA
- a CDS encoding ABC transporter substrate-binding protein, whose translation MRSTSARALALVATAALLVLGGGLVAAQSVEITFYYPVAVGGPITKIIDGYTADFMKEHPGITVKPIYAGTYQETIVKALTALKSGEPPTTAILLSTDMFTLIDEDAIVPFDDLVKGPEDHAWMKSFFPAFMKNSQTGGKTWGIPFQRSTIVIYWNKEAFREAGLDPNKPPTNWAEQVEYAKKLTKRDAAGNVTQWGLQVPSSGFPYWLFQGFTTQNDVLLMNETGTQTAYDKAAVIEALQYWVDLAQKHRVMAPGVIEWGTTPKDFFERKIAMMWTTTGNLTNVRNNARFEFGVAMLPGGKRRGSPTGGGNFYVFKKTTPAQQLAVVKFAKWMTSPGRAAQWGIDTGYVAVRPDAWETPAMRAYVAGFPAAAVARDQLPHAVAELSTHENQRVTKALNDGLQAALTGAKTPAQAMRDAQAEAERILRSYRR comes from the coding sequence ATGCGCTCCACCTCCGCCCGCGCGCTCGCCCTCGTCGCGACCGCCGCGCTGCTGGTCCTCGGCGGCGGCCTCGTCGCCGCGCAGTCGGTCGAGATCACGTTCTACTACCCGGTCGCCGTCGGCGGGCCGATCACCAAGATCATCGACGGTTACACCGCCGACTTCATGAAGGAGCACCCCGGCATCACCGTGAAGCCGATCTACGCGGGGACCTACCAGGAGACGATCGTCAAGGCCCTCACCGCGCTGAAGAGCGGCGAGCCGCCGACGACGGCGATCCTCCTCTCCACGGACATGTTCACGCTGATCGACGAGGACGCGATCGTGCCGTTCGACGACCTCGTCAAGGGCCCCGAGGACCACGCCTGGATGAAGAGCTTCTTCCCCGCCTTCATGAAGAACAGCCAGACCGGCGGGAAGACGTGGGGCATCCCGTTCCAGCGCTCGACGATCGTCATCTACTGGAACAAGGAGGCGTTCAGGGAGGCGGGGCTCGACCCGAACAAGCCGCCGACGAACTGGGCGGAGCAGGTGGAATACGCGAAGAAGCTCACGAAGCGCGACGCCGCGGGCAACGTCACCCAGTGGGGCCTCCAGGTGCCGTCCTCGGGATTCCCGTACTGGCTCTTCCAGGGGTTCACCACGCAGAACGACGTGCTGCTCATGAACGAGACCGGCACCCAGACCGCCTACGACAAGGCGGCCGTGATCGAGGCCCTCCAGTACTGGGTGGACCTCGCCCAGAAGCACCGCGTGATGGCGCCGGGCGTGATCGAGTGGGGCACGACGCCGAAGGACTTCTTCGAGCGGAAGATCGCGATGATGTGGACAACGACCGGCAACCTCACCAACGTGCGGAACAACGCCAGGTTCGAGTTCGGCGTCGCGATGCTGCCGGGCGGCAAGCGCCGCGGCTCGCCGACGGGCGGCGGCAACTTCTACGTCTTCAAGAAGACCACGCCCGCCCAGCAGCTCGCCGTGGTGAAGTTCGCGAAGTGGATGACGTCGCCGGGCCGCGCGGCGCAGTGGGGCATCGACACCGGCTACGTGGCCGTCCGGCCCGACGCGTGGGAGACGCCGGCCATGCGGGCGTACGTCGCGGGCTTCCCCGCGGCGGCGGTCGCGCGGGACCAGCTCCCGCACGCCGTCGCCGAGCTCTCGACGCACGAGAACCAGCGCGTCACCAAGGCGCTCAACGACGGGCTCCAGGCCGCGCTCACCGGTGCGAAGACTCCCGCGCAGGCGATGCGCGACGCCCAGGCCGAGGCCGAGCGGATCTTGCGATCGTACCGGAGGTAG
- a CDS encoding ABC transporter ATP-binding protein, with amino-acid sequence MPAISLQRVSKAWGAARAVDDVSFDAAVGTLVVLLGPSGCGKSTTLRLIAGLETLSSGRITIGDVDVTGLPPARRRISMVFQSYALFPHLDVAENILFGLKVRRVAPAERARRLARVVDLLGLQRLLERKPSQLSGGQQQRVALGRAIIAETPVCLMDEPLSNLDAQLRLEMRREIRSLQQKLGITMVYVTHDQTEAMSMADQVVLLREGRVEQDAAPAELYAAPATVFAARFIGTPPMNILTLADGPRGAVVAGTDGPPLLPGKGAGLLLGVRPEDVRLAGGAGLAARVLAVEYLGADSIVACDAGGQSVGVRAQGRVTLAPGARVSLAFPPETLHLFDAATGRRREP; translated from the coding sequence GTGCCGGCGATCTCCCTCCAGCGCGTCAGCAAAGCTTGGGGCGCCGCGCGCGCCGTGGACGACGTGAGCTTCGACGCGGCCGTCGGCACGCTGGTCGTGCTGCTCGGGCCGTCGGGCTGCGGAAAATCCACGACGCTCCGTCTCATCGCCGGGCTCGAGACGCTCTCGTCGGGCCGCATCACGATCGGCGACGTGGACGTGACGGGGCTCCCGCCCGCGCGCCGCCGCATCTCGATGGTCTTCCAGTCCTACGCGCTCTTCCCCCACCTCGACGTCGCCGAGAACATCCTCTTCGGTCTCAAGGTGCGCAGGGTCGCGCCGGCCGAGCGCGCGCGGCGCCTCGCGCGGGTCGTCGACCTGCTCGGCCTCCAGCGCCTGCTCGAGCGCAAGCCCTCGCAGCTCTCCGGCGGCCAGCAGCAGCGCGTCGCCCTCGGCCGGGCGATCATCGCCGAGACGCCCGTCTGCCTGATGGACGAGCCGCTCTCGAACCTCGACGCGCAGCTCCGCCTCGAGATGCGCCGCGAGATCCGGAGCCTCCAGCAGAAGCTCGGCATCACGATGGTGTACGTCACGCACGACCAGACCGAGGCGATGAGCATGGCCGACCAGGTCGTGCTCCTGCGCGAGGGGCGCGTCGAGCAGGACGCCGCGCCGGCCGAGCTCTATGCGGCGCCGGCGACCGTCTTCGCGGCGCGCTTCATCGGCACGCCGCCCATGAACATCCTGACGCTCGCCGACGGTCCGCGGGGCGCCGTCGTCGCCGGCACGGACGGCCCGCCGCTGCTGCCCGGCAAGGGCGCCGGCCTCCTGCTCGGCGTGCGCCCCGAGGACGTGCGCCTGGCCGGCGGCGCGGGCCTCGCCGCCCGCGTGCTCGCCGTGGAGTACCTCGGCGCCGACTCGATCGTCGCGTGCGACGCCGGCGGCCAGAGCGTGGGGGTCCGCGCCCAGGGCCGTGTGACGCTGGCGCCGGGCGCGCGGGTGTCGCTCGCGTTTCCCCCCGAGACGCTGCACCTGTTCGACGCGGCCACGGGCCGTCGTCGCGAACCCTGA